The Branchiostoma floridae strain S238N-H82 chromosome 12, Bfl_VNyyK, whole genome shotgun sequence genome segment CCCAGAAGGACAACTTAAGTCGCAAACGATTTGTTGCCTACACAAACCATTTTTCCTATGCCGCGTTCAGGTCACAAAATTTTCCTGCACGAAGCTCGCAAGATTTTTTCATAGAGCTTTACGTACTTCGAACCGACAAAATGTTAGACGTAGCCAGAAAAATGGTTTTGGCAGTTGACGAAAGTTGTACTTGTGGGCCTTCGTAGCCTTGAAAGGTAGCCATAGGCTGATATGGGTTCATGTGTATAAGCAGTCATGTCGAATAAGAATAGTCTGTTGGGAAATAGACAGAAGGAAGAGACGAAGACTGCCGCAGCAAAATAACCTTTTAAAGATATCGAGCAATATCACGAAGAGGCCACTTACAAAATATCTGGCACGGTCATATCAAAGTTTACGGTGCCATTTGTACCTACTTAATAGGATGTTCTGTTGGTTTCACCCGGTCTCCAGCCTGCATGCCTTATATGGTAACCCACCTCGACCAATCGCACGGCTGCATGAGTGGaattgaccaatgagaggatAATTCCTTCTGACCAATCAGTCTCTTGTTCATACTGACAAGCCAAGTATGGGTTGTATATTTTTATCAAAGATAttatcaaaattttaaaaaaattcagaaaaaaaagaaagaaaattggcatatttttttgcaaagttGTGAAAAGAGGCTTTTTATGCTGTCAAACCAACAGAATATCTGAACACTAGTAATTCTATGGCCTGACCACTTTAGGGTTAAGTTTTAAATTAGTGTTGTAAAGATTTGTTTGATATCTCAATATAtaacatttttgtcttcattttataACTAGCTAGTATGAAAAGAAAGTTATTTTCACATCATATCAGGTGAAGAAatgtagtacagtagtcataTCTTTTAGTCGTTTGCATATCACCCAGAATTAGCGTACTATACGGTGTAGAGAGGACGatcttttcattttattttgtatataCGTTTGGATGAGATGTTATAatcagagtgagtgagtgggaaGATATATTGACTTTAAAGTTTTAGATTTGTTGAATATAGAATGATTTAGCAAATCAGTTGATCAATGAATTCATCAGCATTGCTGCCAACTTTAACAGATCTTATTTACAGTACCGCGTTGCCAGTACAGCGATTTTTGATCTTGGTTTAATGTCTTGCTAAGCGACGAAAGATTTTTGAAATGTGGGATAATTTCAGGTTGCCTTCTAGCAGAAGTCTTCCATAAAAAATTCTAAATTCATTCTTTGCAAAAGCTTTAACCGAAGTCATTGACGTGCTCTCTGTTTCGCTGCGGTCACTTTCGTTGTAGGTCATCGTATGATTTTGATGTCGAATTTTCAAGCAGCCTATGGTGGAAGAGTTTAAGGCAGCTTTTTCAGTACCAGCAAGACAGCAGAATTTGGCAAGTGGCATGTATGCATACCCCAAAAATGCTCTTGGTTTGCTATCATACAGCAACAACAGTACGATGTGATCGGGGCCTTTAAGTTAGACGAAAACATACTCTCAGAAAAACGTTTATTGTTCACTGACCATCCAGAACTATTGATGGTAATGATTTCATGAAACTTATGATTTTACGATGGCTTCTTTTGCAAGCTTAGTCGTTTCATGCTGACCATCTGAATTATTGATACTTTTGCTTTACGCTCGCTTTAGTTTTTAATTATGCTGTACATTTCTTTATGCAAGTGTGGCATCGCCGCCTCACCATTTTAGTTGAtgaaatttttcttgtttttccaaGTCCGACTTTtagttttgcatttcttttgAAATAACTAGCTATGGACtttgaatggcattttgtttctGTGCATAAATGATAGTTTGGAATGCCGCTTGTCTCTTACTGAGACAAAAACTATGGCTCACATCTTGCCACTATGTAACAAGAGCCTGGGAGTTGTTGCACTAGCGTTCCAACAAACACTACTGGCATTACCATAGCAACAGCACGTTGTCATAACAACTGACAGAATCATTGCTGCATTACTCTTACTTACATCAACGCGTATTTCTGACAAGTTCACTGTCATTCCAGTGACTAAAGAGATATATTTTCCTGTGTCGTTTTGTATTTCTAACGTCCACCGTGCCTTATACCATAGGTATTTTCTAAGCAATAAGAAATGAGAACTCTATGCTCATGTGCTAAACGATATTTCCCTCTATCAAATACAGCAAAGGTATATTTAACTTAAAACCATGAAGTGCCTTACGTAGTATCTCATCTTGGTCCTGTTAGTTGCATATCACGTATCGCAAATAGTTGTATCACCAAATGACCATATCTTTTCTATAGATGCCAAAGTGAGGAATTATGTTAAGGTGATGGAATCCCTAGTTACAAGTGTATTAGCCATTGTCTATATATACGTTTAAAGATTGTTTGTGGACCTTTTTAGAGATCCATTGCATGCTGGGAGATACAGTGCATTATGGGTAGCAAATTTCGAACTTGGTATACGTGCACAGCGTACATGCGTGCATGATGATTTTGTATGCCGCATGCGCTACCCACAGTGCATTGCATCTCCCATTGAAAACTATATGGTAGCGACAATGTATACACGCTCGTGTATGTATCTCGGGACTCCATTGTCTTTGTGTAGTTGACTCTACTGTAGAATATTTCATATCAAGAAGTAAATATATTAGACATATCCTGTGTGCCATATCAGTTGCCCGAATGTACGGTGTAGTACACTTATACTGAATGTTTGGGAATAACCCCAACCCTTCCCTTTATAATTCGATGCAGCCATATAATTCTCACTACTTTCGTCATATCAGATAATGCGAATCTTCAGTAATGCACAAGTTCATGTACTTAGAACCATATCACAAGAAAATATAAGGATATCAACAGCAATGTTGCAAACCCGAAAGCTAATcgcaaacaaaagcaaaacaacaTGTGTATACTTAAAACAGAGCAGGAAAattgaatgtatgaatgaattaaAGATGAAATGACAACTATTCTAAAATCTATTTACAACAATTCTACAGATATGTTTTTGTAGACTGACGAAAAATCCCACCATATTTTTGTGGAGCTGTATTTTTGTCCTTGAACCAAAATTTACCAAATACTGCCACGCATTGTAACCTATAGCTTATGCTAAAGACAAGCTGGTTTCTATAGTGACTAGCGAAGAGTTAGAAACACAAGGTGTAAATAGTGCCTTATAGACTTATTCACCACCATATCAGGACACTTTAAGGTAAAGTTTTATACCGCTAGTATGAATAATGTGagttttaaaaagagagaatGGACTTTGGTTTTTAAGATGTAAATAGaacttttgagaaaaaaagaGCTTTGGCTTGGTGTTGTTTCTTGTGTGTTTCTTCTTGAAAGACTGTTAGATCTAGGTGTTAGAACTGATAGTGGTATTAGAGATGCCATAGTATAACATCTTGAATACTTGGAAACTAAATTTTTAACAGAAAATTGTTGAAGATTATCTCAGACGATGGCTTATTCAGGTATGTGTATGGGAGAGAAGTCGACTAAAGAATTTACCTAACACGAGTAGCAATTGTTCATCTTATTCGTTTATTGCAAAAATTGTATGTAAATAGTAAATCGAATGTTGAAAGTGAAACCTAAAAAGCTACTCTCAAAGTAGAGGTTAGACTCTGGCTGGTTTTGGACACTTTTTGGCTACTTGGAGAAGCATGAAGAAAAAGTCCACATGGATCTGTAAATGAACAAAATCTTGTTGGGTGATCATCCCGTATTTCCTCTAGAATGTTGTCTGGTGAcgtcaagaaaaaaagattttaaataGCATTTCACCTACATGCTGATTACAGACTCCAAATCCCAATCTGTTCAGGCATTTTAGAGATCCCAATGCTGATGTTGCGCGCACCGGCAGCTTAAAAGCGCCGGCTAGCAGTTCAAAGTATTATTGCAGTACTGTTCTATAAACATGAAGAGGTGGGTCACTACAGGTGCAATGCACCGTTTCACATATGTGTAggtattattgaaaaaaatcatgcaaaatcaGTAAAAACTTTGTAACCTTGACATAATAGCAATTGATCACTGATTATAATAGCAATTGATCACTGATTCTTAGCAAGGgcttaattacctttgccaagaagtttatgttttcagttgtgcaATGGTCCAGTGACCCTGCTCTGAGTGTGTATGTATAACAGGATAttgagaagctgtgtatggatctTCATTGTGGTAGATCATTGTTCCATGGCTAGTGCTCCAATGATCTTACTACTTGTCCCTCCGGTGAGAGCCTTTCAGCCCAACACTaggttttcttcaaactcacatcgctttactgttcaattgccggtttccaagccttctacagcaacagtttttcCCCCCGGAAAgccaaattatggaactctctcgacATTAACAGTTTCCCTCCtgtcagccttcaaaacaaatgtccaccgctatctccaGGCACAgctatttccaacttcttagttcaatctcgttaaaaaactatagaaaggccgacatttgttTAGGAGCAGATAcatcatatttcagccatacctttTCCCATGCAACATGTAACTGTCTCAAATAACCCCtgctcgaaaatggaacatttatgGGCAAACCCctcgcccccattgaaacgtaacgttatagttaagagactattttcaacgacgccgtatttccaaacaaaatttcccccgggaactacacctatacagtaACAAGTTATAaaggaagtaaaaatgtaccatttGGTCTAACGTATCtgatttacaagaaaattctagtacctAAAATTGTCGTAGATTGGTCGACAAAAACTTACCGAAAACAACATATAGGGGTCGAATTTTATACTAGCAGCGATTTGTATCCGCTACGCTAATTTTACACTAAGTAACTATTTAACTAAGTAACTAAACGGATGCTAAAATCCCCTTACTCCAAACTAATTTGGGACCATCACTGACCCGGTCGCGCaaaaactggggtgtgcaccgttaacaGTAAGTTCTCACAAAAAatgaactaatattgtgaattgatttcaGGTCAAAATGGAGCTTACCCAACATGCCATGGGCCCATATGGAATAATGTACTATCCACAGGAGCacctatgcataactaattgCTTTAAATTGTAATCGCCAGCTCCTATTTTTTCGAAAGTGAAAGAAATCACCataccttccattcagaaacttttcatcatgaaattacatgtagcCAGTTTCCAGTACGATAACTGGGCCTAAGTCCCGTTATAAGCTcattgtgatgtgggtacatttatcattgcagttGGGCATAAGTTTTactaattatcaagcaggtggagatactgtgtagtaggagtctttgttttcttcaagccagaacttaaatcttcttcttgttttgtatggctagacgcaggtgcaggtgccggctagacgcaggtgcaggtgtcggctctgtggggtgaacgtccgaaaggtcacggcatggggaacgaaagaaaaccaatttcccctcagaaaagtgctaaaattaagcattttacagtactttatgccaaaaattttactcggatcattttaccaactatattatgcctatctataccaaatttcaggtcattcagtcTGAAACTGCCGAgcccgaccccccccccccccgttatgcaaccataggatctgctttgagattaaacGAAGAACACCTGCAGCTAAGAACTTACACAGGTGCGAAAACCACATCCCAGTTAAATACACATCCCAGTTAAATACACATCCCAAGTGATACTCTTGGGAACATCCCGATTGAAATGTAAAGTATGAAACATTAGTCCAGACAAGAAGTGGTCCGTCTTGTTTTTTGATTGATTTCGTAAAAGACGTTTCGTATTAAAGAAAGCATCACGGAGAAAGACCACGAAAATGAAGAACGCGTTCGCAGAGGTAGATACACACGCGGTGCTACTCATGGAAGACAAGGAGATGAAGACTTATCGTCAAAAGATTCTAGCCGAGAAACAACAGCACGATTGGGAAATGAGGCTGTTAGAGAAAGAAAGACTGATCGCCTGGAACTCCGACAGGTAAAGGGTCGTCGACAAGCTTAAGGGGGAAATACTTCAATAAATGTAGTATTTTAGTCAGGCCAAACATTTCAGACGTTTCCTTTTTTAACTACAGATTCGTTTCGatagcagcgagaagcagaactccagttatagaagctctaaggaaggtgtctgagagacatcgaaacgtaagcaaagtaagtacataCTAGTTGTGTAAAACTATATATATCCTAGAGATTAGCTTGTGACTGCTTTAAACGTTTCTCATGCATTCAAACATTTCAGGGTCGAAAAGAACCGACTGTTGTCTCGTCTGCAGAAGATAGATAAGCGTATTCTGGAGATAAACAAGGCAAATTCGGGAAAACAGAAGCAGCAGGCGACACTATTGCAAGGTGGATGCGAGGGCATCGTGACGTCACCAAAGAAAGCGGACGAAAACGAGAAAAATGCAGCCATGgctaaaatgccatttttgtcctCCACTTGGCCGGGAGGTATGGGATGCTCATACCAAGACTCGCACGGCGTTGCCCAAAAGCAAAAAGACCAAAACGCTTCACCGCATAACTTACCCTcgaaaaatgaaaagaaacgcGATCACAGACGTCCTTCAAAAACCGACAACAACAAAGACAAGAAGGAACCAGTCAAATCCAACCTAACCCGCCGTCCGAGCATGGACCCGAAAGTTCTCGCATCCCTCTTGAGCGTGGAAGAATCTTCAGTTCAGAAACAGAACCAGGTTTTCCAGAGAGCGAGATTGAGCTCTGATGCAGCTCTGAGAGCAAACGCAGACGACGCGCAAGAAAATCCAGAAGAGAACAAGAAGAAGACCTCGGCAAAAAAGTTTCGACGAAGAGCGACCGTAGCTTCCATGCATCTGTCGAGTGA includes the following:
- the LOC118427690 gene encoding uncharacterized protein LOC118427690 yields the protein MKNAFAEVDTHAVLLMEDKEMKTYRQKILAEKQQHDWEMRLLEKERLIAWNSDRVEKNRLLSRLQKIDKRILEINKANSGKQKQQATLLQGGCEGIVTSPKKADENEKNAAMAKMPFLSSTWPGGMGCSYQDSHGVAQKQKDQNASPHNLPSKNEKKRDHRRPSKTDNNKDKKEPVKSNLTRRPSMDPKVLASLLSVEESSVQKQNQVFQRARLSSDAALRANADDAQENPEENKKKTSAKKFRRRATVASMHLSSDLLKVGFPDWKAREEMLPMTWSTTKPSPGGFSAFSRGRRSSLPSVSPANHGKFTKPGSTATRRTSIGSTKLKTSSLNKLENVIEESEEHLHHSEREETMRNLIQSVMAIDYRLPLLLRKKEL